The Epinephelus lanceolatus isolate andai-2023 chromosome 14, ASM4190304v1, whole genome shotgun sequence genome has a window encoding:
- the slc10a2 gene encoding ileal sodium/bile acid cotransporter yields the protein MSISETTTAVPTACNSHSTVCSGANCLFHSNFNETLSLVMSIVLTVMLAMVMFAMGCTVDAKKLWGHIRRPWGIFIGFLCQFGIMPFTAFALSLIFNVLPVQAVVVIIMGCCPGGSNSNIICYWLDGDMDLSISMTTCSSILALGMMPLCLLIYTSTWTSSDTIKIPYDSIGITLVSILIPIALGMYVKNKRPLWAKKILKVGSIAGIALIIIIAVVGGVLYQSSWTISPALWIIGTVYPFIGFSLGFILARIAGQPWYRCRTIALETGFQNSQLCSTIVQLSFSPAELEIMFAFPLIYSIFQLLMAMMSVGAYQGYKRCFHRGSSDEDSEAPSLETGDGESEKKMGHAVENSAFEFDHNGSSEEKGIDVKRNTQL from the exons ATGTCTATATCTGAGACGACGACTGCAGTGCCTACTGCCTGCAACTCTCATTCCACAGTGTGTTCAGGCGCAAACTGCTTGTTTCACAGTAACTTCAATGAAACACTGAGCCTGGTGATGAGCATAGTGCTTACTGTAATGCTTGCCATGGTCATGTTTGCAATGGGCTGCACTGTGGATGCCAAAAAGCTGTGGGGCCACATCAGGAGACCCTGGGGCATCTTCATCGGCTTCCTCTGCCAGTTTGGCATCATGCCTTTCACAGCCTTTGCCTTGTCACTGATCTTCAATGTGCTGCCTGTGCAGGCGGTTGTCGTCATCATTATGGGCTGCTGTCCTGGAGGCTCCAACTCTAACATTATCTGCTACTGGCTGGATGGAGACATGGACCTAAG CATCAGTATGACAACCTGCTCCTCTATCTTGGCCCTGGGGATGatgcctctctgtctgctcaTTTACACGTCCACCTGGACTTCCAGCGACACCATCAAGATCCCATATGACAGTATTG GTATTACTCTAGTGTCCATTCTCATCCCAATTGCCCTGGGAATGTATGTTAAAAACAAACGGCCCCTGTGGGCAAAAAAGATCCTCAAG GTAGGGTCCATTGCAGGCATTGCTCTCATTATCATCATAGCTGTAGTTGGAGGAGTTCTCTACCAGTCCTCCTGGACCATTTCTCCTGCCCTGTGGATTATTGGAACTGTCTACCCCTTCATTGGCTTCAGCCTGGGGTTCATCTTGGCCCGCATTGCAGGTCAACCCTGGTACAG GTGTCGAACCATCGCATTGGAGACAGGTTTCCAGAATTCCCAGCTGTGCAGCACCATTGTCCAGCTGTCCTTCAGCCCTGCTGAGCTGGAGATCATGTTTGCATTCCCCCTCATCTACAGCATTTTCCAGCTGTTGATGGCAATGATGTCTGTGGGAG CCTATCAGGGATATAAAAGGTGTTTTCACCGTGGTTCATCTGATGAAGACAGTGAGGCTCCATCCCTGGAAACTGGTGATGGTgaatcagaaaaaaagatggGACATGCTGTGGAAAATAGTGCCTTTGAGTTTGATCACAATGGCAGCAGCGAAGAGAAGGGTATAGATGTCAAAAGGAACACCCAGTTGTGA